One Chryseobacterium wanjuense genomic region harbors:
- a CDS encoding DUF1800 domain-containing protein codes for MTVPSLINNKHLLWRAGFGAGINQFEDLNNKDIKALLNDLFREETFLYINYDTPDVEIIDYMNDKSPAEKKKEIQRINREQNLELNLNFLDKMVNSKEQMKEKMAFFWHGHFASRVVNPRFNRQILNVIRKNALGNFRDLLFEVSQAPAMLNFLNNQQNKKDHPNENFAREVMELFTMGRGNYTEKDIREGARAFTGWGFDKEGNFRERKNLHDEGTKNFLGKTGNFTGSDVLNIILEEKTTAKFITTKIYKFFVNENVDENIVNKLSDNFYQSGYDIKKLMTEIFSSSWFYDKKNIGNRIKSPIELMAGMMRTLPMNIQNPENLIVYQKLLGQMLLYPPNVAGWPNGKSWIDSSTLMLRLQIPQIWSGLRPLEYTPRQDDDIDMGMKSRETALNKTFKNPNITIDWARVEKVFKDKKVEDYLIQSSKSLDMNSVKNFSDNSVKMNVINLMSTPEYQLM; via the coding sequence ATGACAGTTCCATCTCTCATCAATAATAAACATCTTCTCTGGCGTGCAGGTTTTGGCGCGGGAATCAATCAGTTTGAAGATCTGAACAATAAGGATATTAAAGCTTTACTTAATGATCTTTTTAGAGAAGAAACATTTCTTTATATAAATTATGACACTCCCGACGTGGAAATCATCGACTACATGAACGATAAATCCCCGGCTGAAAAGAAAAAGGAAATCCAAAGGATCAACAGGGAACAAAATCTTGAACTTAATCTGAATTTTCTCGATAAAATGGTCAACAGCAAAGAACAGATGAAAGAAAAAATGGCATTTTTCTGGCACGGACACTTTGCATCGAGAGTCGTAAATCCAAGATTTAACCGGCAGATTTTAAATGTTATCAGAAAAAATGCTTTGGGAAATTTCAGAGACCTTTTGTTTGAGGTGAGCCAGGCTCCCGCTATGTTGAATTTCCTAAATAATCAGCAAAATAAAAAAGATCATCCCAATGAAAATTTTGCCCGCGAAGTGATGGAATTGTTTACCATGGGACGCGGAAACTACACTGAAAAAGACATCCGTGAAGGAGCACGGGCTTTTACAGGATGGGGATTTGATAAAGAAGGAAATTTCAGGGAAAGAAAAAATCTTCATGATGAAGGAACAAAAAATTTTCTTGGGAAAACCGGAAATTTTACAGGATCCGATGTTTTAAATATCATTCTCGAAGAAAAAACTACAGCCAAATTTATTACCACTAAAATTTATAAGTTTTTCGTTAATGAAAATGTGGATGAAAACATTGTTAATAAACTGAGTGATAACTTTTACCAATCCGGCTACGACATCAAAAAGCTGATGACAGAAATCTTTTCAAGCTCATGGTTTTATGACAAAAAAAATATCGGAAACAGGATAAAATCCCCTATCGAACTGATGGCGGGAATGATGAGAACCCTTCCGATGAATATTCAGAATCCGGAAAACCTCATCGTTTATCAAAAACTGTTGGGACAAATGCTTCTCTATCCACCGAATGTTGCAGGCTGGCCCAACGGAAAATCATGGATCGACAGCTCGACTCTGATGCTGCGGCTTCAGATTCCGCAAATTTGGTCGGGTTTAAGACCATTGGAATATACACCAAGACAGGACGACGACATCGATATGGGCATGAAATCCCGCGAAACCGCTTTAAACAAAACCTTTAAAAATCCGAATATTACCATCGACTGGGCTCGGGTGGAAAAGGTTTTTAAAGATAAAAAAGTGGAAGATTATTTAATTCAAAGCTCAAAATCTCTGGATATGAATTCTGTGAAAAATTTTTCAGATAACAGCGTGAAAATGAATGTCATCAATCTCATGTCAACCCCCGAATATCAGCTGATGTAG
- a CDS encoding DUF1501 domain-containing protein codes for MLIKRREFLKISSLATASFLMPNFLKAMTFDEALEPNQKILVVLQFTGGNDGLNTIIPTKNDIYFKERNSIAIQNSLSLTDEAGINPALSYFKELYDNGELSVMNNVGYPNPDKSHFRSMDIWHSASRSDEYLETGWLGRFLDEECYRCDHPTQALEVDDMLSLALKGENNKAFAFKDPKRLYQTSQEKYFKSLYDHHHEDETVSYLYQTLGSTINNADYIFEKSKAKKTEQTYPNSQLGKDFKTVASLIKSDINTRVYYLSIGSFDTHVNQNERQQKLFNDINEAVKSFVADMKSNGLFDDILLMTFSEFGRRVAQNASKGTDHGTANQMFFISGGLKKKGILNALPDLTHLNEGDLIYSEDFRKVYATILKNWLKADSSKVLGWKNGIYDFV; via the coding sequence ATGTTAATCAAAAGAAGAGAATTCCTAAAAATAAGTTCATTGGCTACCGCATCGTTTCTGATGCCTAATTTCCTGAAAGCAATGACATTCGATGAAGCACTGGAACCCAATCAGAAGATTTTGGTGGTATTGCAGTTTACTGGGGGAAATGATGGTTTAAATACAATTATTCCGACGAAAAATGATATTTATTTTAAAGAAAGAAACAGCATTGCGATTCAAAATTCTTTGTCTCTGACGGATGAAGCCGGCATCAACCCTGCCCTTTCCTATTTTAAAGAACTTTATGATAATGGCGAACTTTCTGTAATGAACAACGTTGGCTATCCGAATCCCGACAAATCCCACTTCCGAAGCATGGATATCTGGCATTCTGCAAGCCGCAGCGACGAGTATCTGGAAACAGGCTGGCTGGGAAGATTTCTGGACGAAGAATGCTACCGCTGCGACCATCCGACTCAGGCGCTGGAAGTTGATGATATGCTAAGTTTAGCCTTAAAAGGTGAAAATAATAAAGCTTTTGCTTTTAAAGATCCGAAAAGACTGTATCAGACCAGTCAGGAAAAGTATTTCAAATCATTGTACGACCATCATCATGAGGACGAAACGGTTTCCTACCTGTATCAGACATTAGGCTCGACGATCAACAATGCAGATTATATTTTTGAAAAAAGTAAAGCCAAAAAAACAGAACAGACCTATCCGAATTCACAGCTCGGAAAAGACTTCAAAACCGTTGCTTCATTGATAAAATCTGACATTAATACCAGAGTTTATTACCTTTCCATCGGGAGTTTCGACACGCATGTGAACCAAAATGAAAGGCAGCAAAAGCTTTTCAATGATATCAATGAAGCTGTAAAATCTTTCGTGGCAGACATGAAAAGCAATGGACTATTTGATGATATTTTATTGATGACGTTTTCCGAATTCGGGCGTCGTGTTGCTCAGAACGCGAGTAAAGGAACCGATCACGGAACGGCAAATCAGATGTTTTTCATCAGCGGAGGACTGAAAAAGAAAGGGATTTTGAATGCGCTTCCGGATTTAACCCATCTTAATGAAGGAGATTTAATTTATTCCGAAGATTTCAGGAAAGTCTATGCAACGATTCTCAAAAACTGGCTAAAAGCAGACTCTTCCAAAGTGTTGGGCTGGAAAAACGGGATTTATGATTTTGTCTGA
- a CDS encoding helix-turn-helix transcriptional regulator → MSSNKNALIRYKTLDKCLKNKYRKYTLEDLIDECSEALFEFEGKESFVSKRTVQLDLQNMRSEKFGYEAPIEVYDRKYYRYSDPDYSIHNISVNESDLKAMNNAVQILKQFKDFSMFKEMNGVIQKLEDSIHATSQKSIIHLDKNEQLKGLEHIDILYDAILHKKVLNITYKSFKARESDSYVVHPQLLKEFNNRWFLICSNKQYVYNLALDRMENINIEEKIDYVDMNLDGDEYFKDIVGVTVSPTMSPRNVVFFVDSHNAPYVKTKPLHSSQEIVSESNEGTIFKICVQLNYELERLLLGFGESLIVHKPRKLRLRLEEKFKAGTKNYENLVVSDED, encoded by the coding sequence ATGTCATCGAATAAAAATGCCCTGATCCGCTATAAAACGTTGGATAAATGCCTGAAAAACAAGTACCGGAAATATACTTTGGAAGATTTGATTGATGAATGTTCCGAAGCGTTGTTTGAATTTGAAGGAAAGGAATCTTTTGTAAGCAAACGCACCGTGCAGCTCGATCTGCAGAATATGCGCAGTGAAAAATTCGGGTATGAGGCTCCGATTGAAGTGTATGACCGGAAATACTACCGCTACAGCGACCCGGATTACAGCATCCACAACATTTCGGTGAACGAAAGTGATCTGAAAGCGATGAATAATGCGGTGCAGATTTTGAAGCAGTTCAAGGATTTTTCGATGTTTAAGGAAATGAACGGGGTGATCCAGAAGTTGGAGGATTCTATTCATGCGACGAGCCAGAAATCGATCATTCATCTGGATAAAAACGAGCAGCTGAAAGGTCTGGAACATATTGATATTCTGTATGATGCGATTTTGCATAAAAAGGTTTTGAATATTACTTACAAAAGCTTTAAAGCCAGAGAATCAGATTCTTATGTGGTGCATCCGCAATTGTTGAAGGAGTTTAATAACCGTTGGTTTCTGATCTGCTCGAATAAACAATATGTGTATAATCTGGCGCTGGATAGAATGGAAAACATCAATATTGAAGAAAAGATTGATTATGTTGATATGAATCTCGATGGTGATGAATATTTTAAAGATATTGTAGGGGTAACGGTTTCTCCCACGATGTCTCCGCGGAATGTCGTTTTTTTTGTCGATTCTCATAATGCTCCGTATGTGAAAACCAAACCTTTACACAGCAGTCAGGAAATTGTAAGCGAGTCGAATGAAGGAACTATCTTTAAAATCTGTGTTCAGCTGAATTATGAATTAGAAAGACTTTTATTGGGTTTTGGAGAAAGTCTCATTGTACATAAACCAAGAAAATTAAGGCTCCGGCTTGAAGAAAAATTTAAAGCGGGAACTAAGAATTACGAAAATTTAGTAGTATCTGATGAAGATTAA
- a CDS encoding HopJ type III effector protein translates to MLFEQLEKSAEEIQFKEVIAFIDEHYDFTPTKFTNGNTVNEADQNNGSCKVFSFAKLNDLSKEETLSLFGAFYREDVLQNPEGKDHQNIRNFMNFGWDGISFEGKALTRK, encoded by the coding sequence ATGTTATTCGAACAATTAGAAAAGTCAGCGGAAGAAATTCAGTTTAAAGAAGTGATTGCATTTATTGATGAACATTATGATTTTACTCCGACAAAATTTACCAATGGTAATACAGTAAACGAAGCCGATCAGAACAATGGATCTTGTAAAGTTTTTAGTTTTGCTAAGTTAAATGACCTATCAAAAGAAGAAACACTTTCTCTTTTCGGGGCTTTTTATAGAGAAGATGTTTTACAAAATCCTGAAGGAAAAGATCATCAAAATATCAGAAACTTTATGAATTTTGGGTGGGACGGGATTTCTTTTGAAGGAAAAGCTTTAACGAGAAAATAA
- a CDS encoding RtcB family protein — MEFNGNNLIELGYRSAKWFKEAIAHINENQLDENQIKEYLEQFKQPELISLHETPKDFVINIRAEHESENDNVEKVINTMKVLMKTPTLVEGAIMPDACPTGPEGQIPVGGVVVAKNAIHPGFHSADICCSVMLTDFGKADPKEVLDAAHSVTHFGYGGRPRGEQMEMSQELMDAFRENDFLNDEKLISIARSHMGTQGDGNHFLFVGISKNTGNTMLVTHHGSRAPGAALYDKGMKVANRFRHEISPETLRENAWIPYETEEGKSYWEALQLIRKWTKENHTSIHDAVLTKMEIEKQDRYWNEHNFVFKDGDLFYHAKGATPLDDKFMPDITGPRLIPLNMSEPVLIVQGTTNERNLGFAPHGAGRNFSRSQHKKSLAHKTIEEIFAEETKGLDVRFYSNEIDISELPTAYKSAKNVRAQIEEYGLCEVLDEVMPYGCIMAGDVQKNAPWKKKKKFRKA; from the coding sequence ATGGAATTTAACGGAAATAACTTAATAGAATTAGGATATAGATCAGCAAAATGGTTCAAAGAAGCCATTGCGCATATCAACGAAAATCAATTAGACGAAAATCAAATTAAAGAATATCTAGAACAATTCAAACAACCTGAACTGATCTCGCTTCACGAAACTCCGAAAGATTTTGTGATCAACATCAGAGCCGAACACGAAAGCGAAAATGACAACGTAGAAAAAGTCATCAACACCATGAAAGTTTTGATGAAAACCCCTACGCTAGTGGAAGGAGCGATCATGCCCGATGCCTGTCCGACAGGTCCGGAAGGTCAGATTCCGGTAGGTGGAGTTGTTGTGGCAAAAAATGCCATTCATCCAGGATTTCATAGCGCAGATATCTGCTGTTCAGTAATGTTGACGGATTTTGGAAAAGCCGATCCTAAGGAAGTTTTGGATGCCGCTCATTCTGTAACACATTTCGGATACGGAGGAAGACCGAGAGGTGAGCAGATGGAAATGTCTCAGGAATTGATGGATGCTTTCAGAGAAAATGATTTCCTGAATGATGAAAAACTCATCAGCATCGCCCGTTCGCATATGGGAACTCAGGGTGACGGAAACCATTTCCTATTTGTCGGAATTTCCAAAAACACGGGAAATACAATGCTGGTCACTCACCACGGTTCGAGAGCTCCGGGAGCGGCATTGTATGATAAAGGAATGAAAGTGGCCAATAGATTCAGACATGAAATTTCTCCTGAAACATTAAGAGAAAACGCATGGATCCCTTATGAAACAGAAGAAGGAAAATCTTACTGGGAAGCCCTTCAATTGATAAGAAAATGGACAAAAGAAAACCATACTTCCATTCACGATGCTGTTTTAACCAAAATGGAAATCGAGAAACAGGACAGATATTGGAATGAACATAATTTCGTTTTCAAAGATGGAGATTTGTTTTACCATGCTAAAGGAGCTACTCCGCTTGATGATAAATTCATGCCGGATATTACGGGACCAAGACTGATTCCGTTGAATATGTCTGAACCGGTTTTAATCGTTCAGGGAACAACCAATGAAAGAAATCTTGGTTTTGCGCCACACGGAGCGGGAAGAAATTTCAGCAGAAGTCAGCATAAAAAATCACTGGCTCATAAAACGATCGAAGAAATTTTTGCAGAAGAAACAAAAGGACTAGACGTTCGTTTTTACTCTAATGAAATTGATATTTCCGAGCTTCCAACTGCTTATAAAAGCGCCAAAAACGTAAGAGCTCAAATTGAAGAATATGGACTTTGCGAAGTGCTGGATGAAGTAATGCCTTACGGATGTATTATGGCAGGTGATGTGCAGAAAAATGCACCCTGGAAGAAGAAAAAGAAGTTTAGAAAAGCATAG